The following proteins are co-located in the Gordonia polyisoprenivorans genome:
- a CDS encoding fatty acid desaturase family protein, translating to MSPTRELSAPRNEFVSSYTELAAEVRASGLLDRRRNYYLVRIVATSASFFALWTVVLLLGDSWWQPALAVLLAVVSTQFGFLGHDGAHRQMFASAAANEWTARIVAAVGAGLSLHWWRGKHNRHHKAPNQIGTDPDIIDGPIAFVPDVAARRSGIAAWLTRRQGWFFFPLLTLEGAALHVASIQGLVTKAPVPHRLLELSLIVARLGVATVLPFVVMTTAQAVVFVLLQMAVFGVLLGGAFAPNHKGMPLVPKDVRVDFLRRQVLMSRNIRGGRIIDFMMGGLNYQIEHHLFPSMPRPNLAKVRPLVQAHCARHSVTYTETSLIDSYAIVVRYLNQVGLGERDPFTCPLVRMYR from the coding sequence GTGTCCCCCACCCGAGAACTCTCGGCCCCCCGCAACGAATTCGTGAGTTCTTACACGGAGCTGGCCGCCGAGGTTCGCGCCTCCGGCCTTCTCGACCGTCGCCGCAACTACTATCTGGTCCGCATTGTCGCCACGTCGGCGAGTTTCTTCGCGCTCTGGACGGTGGTTCTCCTCCTGGGTGATTCGTGGTGGCAACCGGCACTCGCCGTGCTGCTCGCCGTGGTCAGTACCCAATTCGGTTTCCTCGGGCACGACGGTGCCCATCGCCAGATGTTCGCCTCGGCTGCGGCCAACGAGTGGACGGCTCGCATCGTGGCCGCGGTGGGCGCAGGACTCTCGCTGCACTGGTGGCGCGGCAAACACAATCGGCATCACAAGGCGCCCAACCAGATCGGGACCGATCCCGACATCATCGACGGCCCGATCGCCTTTGTTCCCGACGTCGCGGCGCGGCGGTCGGGCATCGCCGCGTGGCTCACCCGTCGGCAGGGCTGGTTCTTCTTTCCATTGCTGACTCTCGAGGGCGCCGCCCTGCACGTGGCCAGTATCCAAGGACTCGTCACCAAAGCACCTGTGCCGCATCGATTATTGGAGCTGTCACTCATCGTGGCCCGGCTCGGCGTGGCGACCGTCCTGCCATTCGTGGTGATGACGACGGCCCAGGCCGTCGTGTTCGTTCTGCTCCAGATGGCCGTGTTCGGCGTCCTGCTCGGCGGCGCTTTCGCCCCGAATCACAAAGGTATGCCGTTGGTGCCCAAGGATGTACGTGTGGATTTCTTGCGCAGGCAGGTACTCATGTCGCGCAACATCCGCGGCGGGCGGATCATCGACTTCATGATGGGTGGCCTGAACTATCAGATCGAGCATCACCTCTTCCCCAGCATGCCGCGCCCCAACCTCGCCAAGGTCCGGCCGCTGGTGCAGGCGCATTGTGCGCGCCACTCGGTCACCTACACCGAGACATCGCTGATCGACTCCTACGCCATCGTCGTCCGATACCTCAACCAGGTCGGGCTCGGCGAACGCGATCCGTTCACCTGCCCCCTGGTTCGTATGTATCGCTGA
- a CDS encoding cold-shock protein, with the protein MAQGTVKWFNGEKGFGFIAPDEQGEDVFVHFSAITGNGYRTLEEAQRVEFDVEQGAKGLQATNVSAL; encoded by the coding sequence ATGGCACAGGGAACCGTCAAGTGGTTCAACGGCGAAAAGGGCTTCGGCTTCATCGCCCCCGATGAGCAGGGTGAGGACGTCTTCGTCCACTTCTCTGCGATCACCGGGAACGGATATCGCACCCTCGAGGAAGCCCAGCGCGTCGAATTCGACGTCGAGCAGGGCGCCAAAGGACTTCAGGCCACCAACGTGAGCGCTCTGTAA
- a CDS encoding esterase/lipase family protein — protein MRFRGIVVVIGVLAAAVTLLIGSGGGIARADLPVTYNFLGGIPDELAHPGGSLPGSNDFGCKPSTAHPEPVVLVHGTGGSQQTNWGTYVPLLKNRGYCVFALTYGVIDGAPWPVSAVGGMKPMESSAAQLATFVDKVLAATGARKVDIVGHSQGTVIPDYYAKFLGGANKIDKYVSLAPLWQGTNVGGAAVLMPLLRGLGLTDAQFPLCQACAQFDPTSPFLTKLRAGGVYLPNITYTNISTRYDELVVPYTSGQLPGGANVHNIVVQQGCSVDYTEHAGLAGSRRAAYFVLNALDPPHPQPVPCDRAAPITGSAF, from the coding sequence ATGAGGTTCCGGGGGATCGTCGTCGTCATCGGTGTGCTCGCCGCCGCAGTCACACTGCTCATCGGCTCGGGTGGCGGAATCGCCCGGGCCGATCTGCCGGTGACCTACAACTTTCTGGGCGGCATCCCCGACGAACTCGCCCATCCGGGCGGCTCCCTGCCCGGCTCCAATGACTTCGGGTGCAAGCCGTCGACGGCGCATCCGGAGCCGGTGGTGCTCGTGCACGGAACGGGTGGCTCACAGCAAACCAACTGGGGTACCTATGTGCCGTTGCTCAAGAACCGGGGGTACTGCGTCTTCGCACTGACCTACGGGGTGATCGACGGAGCGCCGTGGCCGGTCAGCGCGGTGGGTGGCATGAAGCCGATGGAGTCCAGTGCGGCGCAGCTCGCCACCTTCGTCGACAAGGTCCTCGCCGCCACCGGGGCCCGCAAGGTCGACATCGTCGGCCACTCCCAGGGCACCGTGATCCCGGACTACTACGCCAAATTCCTCGGCGGAGCGAACAAGATCGACAAGTACGTCTCACTGGCGCCGCTGTGGCAGGGCACCAACGTCGGCGGCGCCGCCGTGCTGATGCCCTTGCTGCGTGGACTCGGGTTGACCGACGCACAATTCCCGCTGTGTCAGGCCTGCGCCCAATTCGATCCGACGTCACCGTTTCTGACCAAGTTGCGCGCCGGCGGCGTGTACCTGCCGAACATCACCTACACCAACATCAGCACCCGCTACGACGAACTCGTCGTCCCGTACACGTCCGGACAGCTTCCCGGTGGTGCGAACGTCCACAACATCGTTGTGCAACAAGGGTGTTCGGTCGACTACACCGAGCATGCGGGTCTCGCCGGTTCGCGTCGGGCGGCGTATTTCGTTCTGAATGCGCTCGACCCGCCTCACCCGCAACCGGTGCCCTGTGACCGGGCCGCGCCGATCACGGGAAGCGCGTTCTAG
- a CDS encoding AzlD domain-containing protein: protein MSHSIGIIVGVAVLAIGTYLLRIAGPALRTRIQVSARTAALLDRAAVVLLVSVALTGALYSGHEVIGWARPAGVAVGVVAALCKAPIVVVVILAAASAAGLRALGIA from the coding sequence ATGAGTCACTCCATCGGAATCATCGTCGGCGTGGCGGTTCTCGCGATCGGCACCTACCTGCTGCGCATCGCCGGCCCGGCCTTGCGTACCCGGATACAGGTGTCGGCGCGCACCGCCGCCCTCCTGGACCGCGCCGCCGTCGTGCTGCTGGTGTCGGTGGCCCTCACCGGAGCCCTGTACTCCGGCCACGAGGTCATCGGGTGGGCCCGTCCTGCCGGAGTGGCCGTCGGAGTCGTTGCCGCACTGTGTAAAGCGCCGATCGTGGTCGTCGTGATACTCGCCGCCGCGAGCGCCGCGGGACTGCGCGCGCTCGGTATCGCGTGA